The genomic stretch CAAGTAAATGAACTTCCTTTGGATTGTGCATAAATTGACTAACTACACTTACAGCAAATGCGATATCTGGCCTAGTGTGGGAAAGGTAAATTAATCTTCCAACCAATCTTTGATACATTTCTTTATCCACTACCGCACCTTCTTCCACATTACCCAACTTATGGCTTGGATCGATAGGACTGCCCACGGGTTTGCAAGCAAGCTTACCTGTTTCCTTGAGCAGATCTATGATATACTTTTGTTGAGATATGAAAATACCCCTTTTTGAGTGAGCCACCTCTATTCCTAAAAAATACTTCAGCCTTCCAAGGGTTTTAATTTCAAACTCTTTTGCTAAATGTTGAGTCAAGACTTGTTGCTCTTTCCAATCATTTCCAGTCACaataatgtcatcaacatataccaACAACACTGTTACTCCCCCTGAAGTAGAGTGTTTAATAAACAGTGTATGATCTCCATTACTTTGTTTGTAGCCTAATGTTGTCATAGCCTTAGAAAACCTTCCAAACCAAGCCCGAGGTgactgtttcaatccatataatgccTTTTGCAACTTACAAACAGAATTGGCAGCAACCTTTTTTGTATAACCTGGTGGGACCTCCATATAAatttcttcctcaagctctccatGTAAGAATGCGTTTTTCACATCGAATTGTTGCAATTCCCACCCGTAATTGGCAGCAAGGGATAATACAACTCGAACCGTATTCATCTTTGCCACCGGGGCAAAAGTTTCCGAATAATCAATGCCATAGGTTTGTGTGAAACCTTTAGCAACCAGCCTTGCTTTGTACCTCTCAATTGTCCCATCAGCCTTGTATTTTACTGTATACACCCACTTGCATCCAACTGGTTTCTTGCCTTCCGGCAAAGTAACCAATTGCCATGTCTTATTCTTCTCTAATGCCTCCATTTCTGTATCCATAGCATGTTTCCAATTTTTATCAGATAATgcctcaaaaatatttttgggaattTGGATGGTATTTAAGTTTGCAAGAAAGGTTTTATGGGTCTTAGAAAATTTTTGAAATGAAATATAATTTGAGATAGGATAGAGTGGCTTTTTTGTACATTCTCTAATGCCCTTTCTAATGGCAATTGGGAGGTCATGGTTATCTTTAATTTCTGAGCTTCCTATTTCAATATGTGGGGCTGGAATATCATGTAAAACAGAAAAATCAGAATCTGTTACCTGTGTTAAAGGACTTGGATCGGTCTCTTGGACATTTGTTGATTCGGGAATGGCCTTTAATCTTCTTGTATACACTAAATTCTTTCCAAACTTGTCAATTTCAGCTCTGTTTTCAGCCAGCATGTCGGTTTCAGCTCTGTTTTCAGCCAGCATGTCGGTTTGAGCTCTGTTTTCAGCCAGCATGTCGGTTTCAGCTCTGTTTTCAGCAAGTGCTTCTTTCTCAAATCTGTTTTCATTCACTGCTTCATGAGAATTCACTGCTTCATGAGAATTCATTTCAAGATTAGGAAGAATAAGAGTTTCAAGAGAAttacccttatcttcattaagaGGCTCCCCTTGAAGATAAGGTTGAGTGAAGTAGGCTTCTCCTTCATGAAAGGTAACATCTCTAgacacaaataatttttttgatggAGGGTGGTAACACTTATATCCTTTTTGAGTAGTAGAGTACCCAACAAAGACACATTTGAGAGctcttggatcaagctttccCCTACCTTGACTATGGATATGAACAAACGAGACACACCCAAAGACCCGTGGGACAAGATTATTAGTGGTTGAAATGTTTGGATAAAAGGACGAAAGAATATCCATAGGACTCCTTAATTCCAACACTCTAGAAGGTAGCCGATTAATTAGGTATGTTGCTGTAAGAACAGCTTCTCCCCAAAGATACTTTGGAACATTATTTTGGAACAACAATGCCCGAGTTTGGTCAAGAAGATGACCATTTTTTCTTTCAGCAATTCCATTTTGTTGTGGGGTTTTTACACAAGAGGATTCATGAATTATtccttctttttcacaaaaaagaGTAATGACATGATTGAAGAACTCTTTCCCATTATCAGATCTGATTCTTTTGATATTCGTACCAAACTGATTTTTAATCATTGAGAAAAAAAGTGGAAGAGCGGTACTTACTTCAGATTTATTCTTAAGAAGGAACAACCAAGTTACTCGGGTACAATCATCAATGAAAGTAACGAACCATCTAGCCCCAGACACACTTGGAGTAGCAGATGGCCCCCAAACATCAGTATGGACAAGATGAAAAGGAATTGTGCATCTTTTATTATTCAAAGGAAAAGGTACACGCTTATGTTTTGCAATTTCACATACTTCACAATGAAAAGTCTCATTTTTCACTTTAGAAAACAAAGAAGGAAACATTAATTTGATAACTCCAAAAGAGGGGTGTCCTAATCGACAATGCAAAAGCATTattttctctttgcttgtgagatGTGACTCTGACATTAGCGAGCAAGACAAGTGATTCTTTGTGGTAACAAGCTGATTTGGTTCTTCAAGATAGTAAAGGCCATTCCCTTCTCTAGCATGTCCAATCGTCCTCCCCGAATCCTTGTCCTGGAATACACAATGGTGGTTGTGAAAAATTACAATACAAGATAAATCTTTAGTAAGTTTTTGTATAGAGACTAGATTTGTGGATAATTTTGGAACATGAAGGACATTTTTTAAGACAATGGAAGGAGTTATTTGGATGTCTCCAATACCAGCCACTGTTACTAGAGTACCATCAGCAGTGGAAATTTTCTTATTACTAGGACTAGGGTGATATGTCGAGAAGTACTTGGATGAAGGTGTCATATGGTCTGTGGCTCCTGAATCTAAGATCCAAAGGGAAGTAGAGAGTATATTTGAGGCATTAAACCCGAATGAAATTGGAAGCATACCTGAATACGCCAGAGTACAAGTACCTTTTGGTTTCTCCAAGCTATTAAGGAAAGCCTTCATTTTTTCAATCTCTTCTTGGTTAAGGCTGTTTAATCCAGAATTATTTGAAGATTCTGCCttgttttcttcaattttttcagCAACATAAGCCCTATTATTTTTTCGAGATACACCTCCGGGAACGCCTCCTCTTTGTCCTTCTTCACGACTAGGAGGCTTTCCATGCAACTTCCAACACTTCTCACGAGTATGTCGCGGCTTATTACAGTAAGTACACCACAATTCGCCCTTCTTTTCCACCTTTGCTTGTCCACCACCTTTAGGATTTTCAACTATCATGGCTGAACTTTCAGTAGATGGAGTATCTAGCATTAAGTTTCTTCTACTCTCCTCACTTCTTACGATTGCAACAACTTCATTTAAAGAAGGAACTTGAGGCTTTCCTAGAATCTGAATTCTTACCTGATCAAATTCAGAATTTAATCCCACAAGAAAGTCATAGACTCTATCTTGTTCAATAAATTCCTTAAGAACTGCTGAGTCTGCTGCACAGTGAGTTTTTATCACTCTATAGTGATCCAATTCCATCCAAAGAGACTTCAATTGGTTGGCATATTCTGTGACCGATTTATTTCCTTGCTTAGCAGCAACTGTTTTCACCTTCACATCATAAACTTGGGCAGCATCTTTGGCCTTCGAATAAGTTTGCTCTATTGCATCCCAAATATCTTTTGCAGTGCTAAGAAACATGCAAGTATCACTAATCTCCGGAATCATTGAGTTCCATAGCCATGCCATAATCATCGAGTCTTCCTCATCCCATGCAGTAAAAGTTGGATCTCCCTCTGCAGGACCAGTACCAATTAAGTGACTGATTTTACCTTTTCCTTTTAACACAGTACGGATAAGTTGGGCCCACTTCAAATAATTTTTCCCATTTAATCGATAAGAAGGCTGGATGCTCTGTAGTTCTCCAGATTGGTTATTCTGGACTTGAGAACTTCCTCCCTGAGCAAATGGATTTACAATCTCCTCCTCCATAGTATTTTAGTGCAATAAAATGTACAAACAGCGGCTGGACAGACAGCTACCGGAAAGAAGAAATAGTGTTTAACTGACAGACCTTGACAGCAAGAGTTGCCCAGTCAAGATTTAAGGGTTTGACAGCATAAAAATGCCCAGTCAGATTTTCTAAAGAAGGATTAGCAGAAGCAGAGTCTCCTAGATTaggagctctgataccatgtgAAAAAACAGAGAGAGAATGTTATGAATATGCTTGAGATACATTGCTCTCAGCATAAAGCTTTATTTATAATCATTTGTTACAACTTACTAGGGTAATACATAATTATGTGCAATTTACAAGGAATTAAACTAATACAGTTTACCAAGATACATAGAACCTAGTAAACAATGTATTAACTACTTGGAAAACGCAGAATTAATagaaaatgcataattaattattttaatttccaaCACTTGTCAATGAACTCCTGGTTGATTACCCATGGCGCGTCTGGAATAACTTCATCAACCCACCTGCAGCAAGTTCAATCCCAACGCAATCGGCCATTAGAATCGAAGAACAAGCTTAAACCGTTGGTATTGATAAGAAAAGAAGAGATATCGATCAAACATGCAGAATTTCTCACAACAAATTACCAGTCATAACTATGAATTATTATTACTTAGTTAAATATCAAGATTATACAGAAATAGCAGACAAACAGGCAACAAGCTGTGCCACTACCTTGTTTTAGATGGCAAAATCAATCCTCTTAAAAACTACATACATTCATTGTCCAATGTGACACATCAAAAGTTAAAAAGATCAGCAATAATGATTCATAATTTAACCAAAATAAGGGACGAACTTGCAGTGGCGAAGAGACTCATAGCGTTCGTGCTCGGTCATAATGATTTTACTCTCGTCCATCTCATCATTGTAGCATCCAACAAGGAGATATGTGTTTGGAAACCTTCAATTAACAGACAACAAAAGCCATTATCATAACATGAACAAGTTCAATCAATCAACAAGTATAAGAATTTGCATAGATACAACAAGAAAAAATCCATAGATTAATTCAGCATGCTGCGAAAAACTATAAAAATTCCCAATTGGAAATGAGAATTCAACAAAATTGATGAATACTATAATGAAATTGAACTCAGAGTCATAAACAATAAAACATGTGATTGAACTAAATTGAAGTTTAGATCATGACAAACTTCAATGAAAGAAAACATAAAAGAGGGTTATTTAGAAATTACAATTTCTTGGCTTGTTCAAGAGAACGGGCATGACCGAAGTGAAAGAGATCGTAAATTCCGTCGGTGTAAACTCGAACAGGTTTCTGATTTCTGCCAACTTCACAGTCCTGATGATTGTTCATGATCACTATActgttttgtgttgttgttgttgcaatgTGCAGAGTCAAAAGGAGACTTAAAACTCAAGTCACACAACTTGATAAAAAATTTGCAAAACAACTCATCAACCttgtattttttattcaattcaatattttaaatgaaagcataagttgaatttaaattaattaataaataatgatGTCAAGAGGTTGCAATAATCCTAAAGAGGTCCAATATTCATTTCCCATGGCAAATTGTAATTGGCTCTACAAGCTTGAGATTTCTGTAACTAGCTGCATTAAATTAGCCATTTTGAATATATAAAACATAAGGGAACAATCACAACTCTATTAAAGAAATGCTACTCTTTAGATCACATAAATGCTGAGAAAATCATAATACAAAGAAAATATCATTAAACTTTAGATTTGACATTACAATTTCTAGGATCAACTAACAATAAAAGACCAGTTAGCAATTTAAACAAACTTATCACAGGGAGTTTAATTGTCCAAGAGCATGATTTGCGTAGCAAACGTAGACGATATAGTGGAGCTCCATACGTCACCTGCAATTTTTACAACCATTCAAGATCACGACCAATAAGGCAAAGTGCAAAGACGTGTTTCTTCTATTCGTCTATTGGAGAGTAAATCTGAATACAAATCGATACTAAAAGAAAGAGGTTTAGTTACCAGAACATAGACTCCTTTATCCTTGAGAACCCTATAGCGTGTCATCAACTGCGTCAATAATGATGAACAtatcaagaataaaaaaaattcaaaacaaaacagaAGTGGTAAAGAGCTATCGACTTTTTGTTCATGGATTCATTATACCTCCAAATTTCTTCGAGCATCTTAATAGCGTTTTTTCTTGAATTGTTTCCACACTAGTACAACAAAAATATCGAATGAGCAAATTATGAGCCTTCTCAAACGTAAAGGTATTTCGATAAAAATCATCACTCACCAAGAGAGAATCAAGAGTccctaaaaaattaaatcaaacagtaTCAGCACAAATCATTGTCCAAAATGAGTCTACCGATGAATGGGAAGCACAACACACCTTTGTCGATAATAGAACCAAAAGTCTCTGATTCAAAAGCACTCGTGTCTCTTACATCCATTTTCAAATCTGCACAATTGTTAAGAATATTTTCACCCTCAAGACCATCACTATCATCATTCACTAGTTCATcaacattttataaaaaaacagttATATGTGATAAGTCTATAAGATAAGTCTGTAACGCAGGAAAATCTGAGACCTTGAAAGGGACACACTCTTAAAACTCAAGTTTTCTCCAACAGGCCAATACCTAAGGATTAATGCATGTTTGATCTAACAACAAAGGTTTTAAATAAGTTCTACGCCTGCAATCTAGGCTGTAATGTAAGGTTCTTGCCACATGTTTGGATTGGTGTTGAGTTTGGCAAAATCATAGGACATGACCTTGGTTATATCAAAGTCACTATATATCAATCCAAACATGCAATTTGATGTTAGTGATCACGATATATGTCGCATTGGATGCATTTGAGTACAATTCTCCATAATATGTTTAGAACTAAGATTCAAATCCTATTGTATATAACATGAATTCACCATAAGGATACACTTCAATTGAGGAAAATTTCGGTATTTCTTCTGCATAGCATCAATGACCTCGGAAGATATATCAATGTTGACAACATTTGTGTAACAGTATTCCATCAAATTGAAATGCCTCAAAAaattaaaagcaaaaaaaaaaaatcattcttaTTGAACCCAAATGAAAAAGGGAAAATGGGGTGTTCGTGAATATCATACAGAGAGAtctgagaaaaaaaattatattatcttatCTGACAtgaattttcatttattttgaatttattattaattataattaaacacTTAAACGAAATTAACTAAAAGGCtaaaaaaattaactaaataataattaaaaaaatacaaataatactAAATCaccttaattatttaaattagttgtttaaatataattttaaactcTATTGATGAAAATTTTGTTAATCCAGTCAAATATTACTCGTAATATTTATACTAATGCGAAAAACTTATAGATTACATCCATTAGTTGTAAAGAATTCTCACAAAATTTCATTGCATTATTCATCCCAGTAGTTAGTTAAATAGAGCTACAATATTAAGAGATATataaatacaagataaataatcaTTTGCAAAGAAATGGATATGCAAATCTACTTGTATAAGTCACAGCATACATGAGAATTAATGGACCATTTACCAAACATGCTTTCATGACCATGGTGTTCTATAATTTTAAGGAAAAGAAAAAATTCCAGTGTCTATTGGCTATGTGACTATGTCATATGCCAAATTGAATCTGCTGCGATATAAAGTCGGCTGTAGAGGATCCAAGTTCGGCATATTTATGTCTCGTAGAATCGAAGTTCTACCATAAACTCTTGCCGCTTAGGACAATACCAAGCAACTGCTTTTGCTGAACCAAGTACCTGCAATGCATACTCAACAGCAAATACAGGTTCATGTGCTTGTAAAGGAAACTCGAGGTTCTTCAGGTCAACGGCGATTCCTGAATCCACTCTGAAACTAATGGGACCAACAACCTGCTGCTGAAGAGATAAGGTAGCATTGGGGAAAATTGCCTGAAGAGCTTCCATGTTGGGCTTTTGAGAATTGAGAAGATCTTGTGTAAGACTTGTTGCACCCGAAAGGAATTTGGAGCCCGAAGGAAAATCCAGCCGGGCCTGAAATCGAGAAAGATCTAGAAAAAGCCTTTGGAAGTTTCCATGTTGGGCTGTAAATGAAACGGATCCGAATAAATCTGCGAGAAAAGAAGACTTTATTCCAGAAGCCTGAAGAAACAATCCTGCAGAATGCTCTCCATCATCATCTGTTTGCGCTCTTGCAGAATTCTCCCCAAAATATGTTGTTGCAGCAGCACCTTATACCACAAAGAATTCAAGGAAACAATAAGCACTTTCAAATTACTAGATACATTTATTGCAAACACGAAGTCGGAGACAACATACCAATCATCCCTGATGCAGACACGTGAGAATCGGAAAGAAAGATGTCATATGGTTGAACCCATTTCAACTTAGGAGTTTCACTTCTCCAGATATCAATGTTTTTCCTACAAGAAAAGACGCTTTTGAAGGCCAAACCCGGAAGTAGAGTCCGCGGTACTCtatcattttgattttgaatgCTCTCAAACTGCTTGGGTGACCCGGAAGTGTAGTGCGCAGACAAATGATAACCCGCAGAAGAGTCACTGGTAGTCAAAGAAGCAAGATCAATAGCCATTGAAAACGGTACATCCCAGTAATTACCAATCTTATCAACAAAAAGACCGGGATAAACTGCTTCCACTGTTAGATCGTGATGTGGAAACTACAACCACGCAACAATAAATGCTCATATTAGTGAAAAAAATTAAACCTAAACTCTAGTTCAGTTCATGTCAAAATGTGACACCAGAAAAGCAAATGAAAGTATATATTTAGTATAAATTTGGATTAACCTCCACATACATGCGGTAGCATATACCTTATGATGAAAGACAGCTTTGCCACGAGGTTTATCGGTATAGTTATATGAATCTAAGCCGAAAAGTAAAGTATCATCCGGTGTTAACTGGAGCTCTGAACATAATCCCAATGCATACAAAGACTTCTTCTTTAGGTGAGTCCCAAAGGTTTTCAACCAAGAGGAAACCCGCTCTGGTTTTTCCTGGCTGTTCTGGACAGAGGAAATGAATTTCTGGAAATTGAACTGACCCAGTAAAAATACAAACCTGCAAAACTCTCAAACTTGAATATTTTAGCCAATGTAAACTCAATGATTATTGACAGACAAAGTTCAATTATGTTTTGATAACTACCCATTAACTGAAAGTGTCAAAATTGATATAAAAATTGAAACTTTGGAAATGGGGTTTGATGAAAGGTGGAGAAATTACCAGTTATCGGAAAAGGGGAGTGAGAGAACACGTTGGAGAGTGAAACCTTGAGGTTGCGAAAAGGATGGAAGCAAAGGGGCTTTCATGAAAAGCTGCATGAATTGAAGCTGTCTGGGTCTGGAAAGTCTTGCACCTCGTGATAAACCCAAAGGGAGAGGGTCGCCGGGGACGGGAGAAGCTGAGCCATCGAGTGTTTTGGGAGTTGAAATGTCTAAATCCCAAAACGCTCCTCCGTCCATTACCCATCTTAGTTTCCTCATTGCGACAATGAAGAAGGAAATGAGAATGGTGATGGTCTTGGTTCTTGTTGTGCTTTCTCTTGCACTTACTCCATGTTTGAACCAGAAGAGAGGGTGGATTTTACataggaaaaagaagaaaagaatgaaaaataaaattgtggcCCCTTATCTTAGGCCATGTGGATTGTCAACGTGGATTAATCACTTTGact from Vicia villosa cultivar HV-30 ecotype Madison, WI linkage group LG4, Vvil1.0, whole genome shotgun sequence encodes the following:
- the LOC131597806 gene encoding uncharacterized protein LOC131597806; amino-acid sequence: MEYCYTNVVNIDISSEVIDAMQKKYRNFPQLKYLKMDVRDTSAFESETFGSIIDKGTLDSLLCGNNSRKNAIKMLEEIWRVLKDKGVYVLVTYGAPLYRLRLLRKSCSWTIKLPVISLFKLLTGLLLLVDPRNCNVKSKV
- the LOC131599622 gene encoding protein TRIGALACTOSYLDIACYLGLYCEROL 4, chloroplastic-like, producing the protein MRKLRWVMDGGAFWDLDISTPKTLDGSASPVPGDPLPLGLSRGARLSRPRQLQFMQLFMKAPLLPSFSQPQGFTLQRVLSLPFSDNWFVFLLGQFNFQKFISSVQNSQEKPERVSSWLKTFGTHLKKKSLYALGLCSELQLTPDDTLLFGLDSYNYTDKPRGKAVFHHKFPHHDLTVEAVYPGLFVDKIGNYWDVPFSMAIDLASLTTSDSSAGYHLSAHYTSGSPKQFESIQNQNDRVPRTLLPGLAFKSVFSCRKNIDIWRSETPKLKWVQPYDIFLSDSHVSASGMIGAAATTYFGENSARAQTDDDGEHSAGLFLQASGIKSSFLADLFGSVSFTAQHGNFQRLFLDLSRFQARLDFPSGSKFLSGATSLTQDLLNSQKPNMEALQAIFPNATLSLQQQVVGPISFRVDSGIAVDLKNLEFPLQAHEPVFAVEYALQVLGSAKAVAWYCPKRQEFMVELRFYET
- the LOC131595134 gene encoding choline-phosphate cytidylyltransferase 2-like, which translates into the protein MNNHQDCEVGRNQKPVRVYTDGIYDLFHFGHARSLEQAKKLFPNTYLLVGCYNDEMDESKIIMTEHERYESLRHCKWVDEVIPDAPWVINQEFIDKCWKLK